The following proteins are co-located in the Campylobacter concisus genome:
- the nosZ gene encoding Sec-dependent nitrous-oxide reductase: MQKLFCVASAALLGLSLTTACAASSDLEKVMKERGLSEKDVLAAAKTYQPSGKKDDFIVFSSGGQSGQVLVYGVPSMRIYKYIGVFTPEPWQGYGYDDESKAVLKQGNIRGKEITWGDTHHPNFSEKNGEYVGDYLFINDKANPRIAVINLHDFETTQIVVNPIMKSEHGGSFITPNSEYVIEASQYAAPLDNNYHSIDDYEAVYRGAVTFWKFDYPKGKIDEKESFSLELPPYWQDLSDAGKGESYGWGFTNSINTEMYTGGIEKGLPPFEAGASRNDTDFLHVYNWKILEKLVQDKKNYKVINGHKVVTIDAAVKAGALFLIPESKSPHGCDVSPDGRYIIIGGKLDTHASVYDFRKIKELIDKKEYAGTDPYGIPILDREKSMHGQVELGLGPLHTSFDSQDGVLYTSLYVDSQIVKWDYKNLKVLDKINVHYNIGHLDTMEGKSAKPVGKYAIALDKLSIDRFSPVGPLHPQNHQLIDITGAKMDLIYDMPIPLGEPHDVVSIAASKLSPALTYNMGTNSRTGEASPYATLAGQERVERNGKNVTVYATMIRSHINPEHIEVNKGDNVTIHLTNLERAQDETHGFGIDLYNIHASLEPGKTASVNFVADMEGVFPYYCTEFCSALHLEMMGYLLVKDPNKKYESAKNNKLKTLSPEALKAEYDKVIATNKATDDVIQEVVKYLKEKHYEKYPKVKALVDDALDQYGHIKEVKAKADEAYKKGDVNGAILWEYQVWQYMVKTADVGLRAKNNLAKEIATPMSPAAAKGEEAYLKGGCNGCHVIGQVSSGPDLTGVLLRHENGEKWVAEFIKDPAKFYSDDYIKSMIDYFNLRMPNQHMSDEEIKNIIEYLKWVDENAGM; this comes from the coding sequence ATGCAAAAGTTATTTTGTGTCGCAAGTGCTGCGTTGCTTGGGCTATCTTTAACGACTGCTTGTGCTGCTAGTAGTGACCTTGAAAAAGTCATGAAAGAGCGTGGGCTAAGCGAAAAAGATGTCCTTGCAGCTGCTAAAACTTATCAGCCTAGCGGTAAAAAAGATGATTTCATCGTCTTTTCATCTGGCGGGCAAAGCGGTCAAGTGCTAGTTTATGGCGTTCCGTCGATGAGAATTTATAAATACATCGGCGTTTTCACCCCAGAGCCTTGGCAAGGATATGGCTATGACGATGAGTCAAAAGCTGTTTTGAAACAAGGCAACATCAGGGGCAAAGAGATAACATGGGGCGATACACACCACCCAAATTTCAGTGAGAAAAATGGTGAGTATGTTGGTGATTATCTATTTATCAACGATAAAGCTAACCCAAGAATCGCAGTTATAAATTTGCATGACTTTGAGACAACTCAAATCGTTGTAAACCCTATTATGAAGAGTGAGCACGGCGGTAGCTTCATCACTCCAAATAGCGAGTATGTTATCGAAGCTAGCCAATATGCAGCTCCACTTGATAACAACTACCACTCAATAGATGACTATGAAGCAGTTTATAGAGGTGCTGTAACATTTTGGAAATTTGATTATCCAAAAGGTAAGATCGATGAGAAAGAGTCATTCTCTCTTGAGCTTCCACCATACTGGCAAGATCTAAGTGATGCTGGTAAGGGCGAGAGCTACGGCTGGGGCTTTACAAACTCAATAAATACTGAGATGTATACCGGCGGTATCGAAAAAGGCCTTCCTCCATTTGAAGCAGGTGCAAGTAGAAATGACACTGACTTCTTACACGTTTATAACTGGAAAATTTTAGAAAAACTTGTTCAAGACAAGAAAAACTATAAAGTTATAAATGGCCACAAGGTAGTTACAATAGACGCTGCTGTAAAAGCAGGTGCGTTATTTTTGATCCCAGAGTCAAAGAGCCCACATGGTTGTGATGTAAGCCCAGATGGTAGATACATAATTATTGGCGGTAAGCTTGATACTCACGCATCAGTTTATGACTTTAGAAAGATCAAAGAGCTAATTGATAAAAAAGAGTACGCTGGCACTGACCCATACGGAATTCCTATCTTAGATAGAGAAAAATCAATGCACGGACAAGTCGAACTTGGCCTTGGACCACTGCATACATCATTTGACTCACAAGATGGCGTACTTTATACTTCACTTTACGTTGATAGTCAAATCGTAAAATGGGACTATAAAAATTTAAAAGTGCTTGATAAGATAAATGTTCACTACAATATCGGCCACCTTGATACAATGGAAGGCAAATCAGCAAAACCAGTTGGCAAATATGCAATCGCTCTTGATAAACTTTCAATCGATCGCTTTAGCCCAGTTGGCCCACTTCATCCACAAAATCACCAGCTAATAGACATTACTGGTGCAAAAATGGATCTAATCTATGATATGCCAATCCCACTTGGTGAGCCACACGATGTTGTTTCAATAGCTGCTAGCAAATTAAGTCCAGCGCTTACTTACAACATGGGTACAAACTCAAGAACAGGCGAGGCTAGCCCATATGCAACTCTAGCTGGTCAAGAAAGAGTTGAGAGAAACGGCAAAAATGTAACTGTCTATGCAACAATGATCAGAAGCCACATCAACCCAGAGCACATCGAAGTAAATAAAGGCGATAATGTAACAATCCACTTAACAAACCTAGAGCGCGCTCAAGATGAGACTCACGGATTTGGCATCGACCTTTACAACATTCACGCTTCACTAGAGCCTGGCAAAACCGCTTCAGTAAATTTTGTAGCTGATATGGAAGGCGTCTTCCCATACTACTGCACCGAGTTTTGTTCAGCACTTCACCTAGAGATGATGGGTTATTTACTTGTTAAAGATCCAAATAAAAAATATGAATCTGCAAAAAATAACAAGCTAAAAACTCTAAGCCCAGAAGCATTAAAAGCTGAATACGACAAAGTAATCGCAACTAATAAGGCAACTGACGATGTTATCCAAGAGGTTGTTAAATACCTAAAAGAGAAACATTATGAGAAATATCCAAAAGTAAAAGCTTTGGTTGATGACGCACTTGATCAATATGGTCACATCAAAGAGGTAAAAGCTAAAGCTGACGAAGCTTACAAAAAAGGCGACGTAAATGGTGCTATCCTTTGGGAGTACCAAGTATGGCAATACATGGTTAAAACAGCTGACGTTGGCTTAAGAGCTAAAAATAACCTAGCTAAAGAGATCGCAACTCCGATGAGTCCAGCTGCTGCAAAAGGCGAAGAGGCTTATCTAAAAGGCGGTTGTAATGGTTGCCACGTTATCGGTCAAGTAAGCTCAGGTCCAGACCTAACAGGCGTTTTATTAAGACATGAAAACGGCGAAAAATGGGTAGCAGAATTTATCAAAGATCCTGCTAAGTTCTATAGTGACGACTACATTAAATCAATGATTGATTACTTTAACCTTAGAATGCCAAATCAGCATATGAGTGATGAAGAGATCAAAAATATCATCGAATACCTAAAATGGGTAGATGAAAACGCTGGTATGTAG
- a CDS encoding cytochrome C has protein sequence MSKYKIYTIVALVLMTVCFTLPVLGWHGAKERIADGDELPSYTYGIYNLYSSFQYKNHLLSKDVASDLHKMIEQKAEIGTPSFPIWYVSLEAPNYPKSAFPDGIPVYFHVDGYSGDVHEMNTINHYIGMYPMEHGGNLERAIAPYYLLISTLCMLAFLYYNGKFNSLLMVPTIIAPVLFMSAFAGWLYWYGHNMQEWGAFKIKPFMPTVLGDGSVAQFTTHSYPSIGFWVMIAMSVFCILAVFSKKKELNA, from the coding sequence ATGAGTAAATATAAAATTTATACCATTGTTGCACTTGTCTTAATGACTGTTTGTTTTACTTTGCCTGTTCTTGGTTGGCACGGAGCAAAAGAGCGTATAGCTGATGGTGATGAACTACCATCTTATACTTACGGTATCTATAATCTTTATAGCTCATTTCAGTATAAAAATCACCTTTTATCAAAAGATGTAGCAAGCGATCTTCATAAGATGATCGAACAAAAAGCAGAGATTGGTACGCCATCTTTTCCTATCTGGTACGTCTCTCTTGAAGCTCCAAATTATCCAAAATCAGCCTTTCCTGATGGAATTCCTGTATATTTTCACGTAGATGGATATAGTGGCGATGTGCATGAGATGAATACGATAAATCACTACATCGGTATGTATCCTATGGAACATGGCGGAAATTTAGAGCGAGCGATAGCGCCTTATTATTTGCTTATTTCAACGCTTTGTATGCTTGCATTTTTGTATTACAACGGCAAATTTAACTCACTTCTTATGGTTCCAACGATTATCGCGCCTGTGCTATTTATGAGCGCATTTGCAGGATGGCTTTACTGGTATGGACACAATATGCAAGAGTGGGGTGCATTTAAGATTAAACCATTTATGCCAACAGTTTTAGGCGATGGTAGCGTCGCGCAATTTACAACGCACTCTTATCCAAGTATTGGATTTTGGGTTATGATCGCTATGAGCGTATTTTGCATACTTGCAGTATTCTCAAAGAAAAAAGAGCTAAATGCGTAA
- a CDS encoding nitrous oxide reductase family maturation protein NosD, which yields MRKNFNFALAFLPIFSSANILQDAINNASPGDVIKLGDGIYEGSITINKPLSIVGEGKNAHIKGNGKGTVVKIIASNVTLRNLKISGSGNDLGELDAGIGCDKANNVLITQNDLSDVLFGVDFKECSSSKITENNITSKKGASLGFRGDAVRLWYSHENLIEGNYIYDSRDMVAWYASHNKFLKNKAIRGRYSLHFMYANQNLVENNDFIGNAVGMFFMYSAGSNIKNNLVMDSDGAFGIGIGLKDVSNFTIENNTLIYNARGILLDNSPFQPGSTINFLGNKILHNVVGVYFHATQGTSIFENNDFIGNMDIVANDTPGDKMALNRWSKNYYDEYESFDRDKDGYGDTPFMHLSYADQLWQYYPNLQFFYGSSVFSILNFLAKLAPFSEPVKLLEDSTPRIKPLDASNFNALKAKRG from the coding sequence ATGCGTAAAAATTTCAATTTTGCCCTTGCTTTCTTGCCTATTTTTAGCTCTGCAAATATCCTTCAAGATGCAATAAATAACGCTAGTCCTGGCGATGTTATAAAGCTAGGGGACGGCATCTATGAAGGAAGCATAACTATAAATAAGCCGCTTAGTATCGTTGGTGAGGGCAAAAATGCTCACATAAAAGGAAATGGTAAAGGCACGGTTGTAAAGATTATTGCCTCAAATGTTACGCTTAGAAATTTAAAGATAAGCGGTAGCGGAAATGACCTTGGTGAGCTAGATGCTGGCATTGGCTGTGATAAAGCAAATAATGTCTTGATTACGCAAAATGACTTGAGTGATGTGCTTTTTGGGGTCGATTTCAAAGAGTGCAGCAGCTCAAAGATCACTGAAAATAACATCACTTCTAAAAAAGGGGCCAGTCTTGGCTTTAGAGGTGATGCTGTTAGACTCTGGTATAGCCATGAAAATTTAATCGAAGGCAATTATATTTATGATAGCCGCGATATGGTTGCATGGTATGCAAGTCACAATAAATTTTTAAAAAATAAAGCGATCCGCGGTAGATACTCGCTTCACTTTATGTATGCGAATCAAAATTTAGTCGAAAACAATGATTTTATCGGCAATGCAGTCGGAATGTTTTTTATGTATTCGGCTGGCTCAAATATAAAAAATAATCTTGTTATGGATAGTGACGGCGCTTTTGGTATCGGCATTGGTCTAAAAGATGTTTCAAATTTTACTATCGAAAATAACACACTTATCTATAATGCAAGAGGAATCTTGCTTGATAACTCGCCGTTTCAGCCAGGCTCAACGATAAATTTCTTAGGCAATAAAATTTTACACAACGTAGTTGGCGTATATTTTCACGCTACTCAGGGGACAAGCATCTTTGAAAATAATGATTTTATAGGCAATATGGATATCGTTGCGAACGATACTCCAGGCGATAAAATGGCATTAAATCGGTGGAGTAAAAATTATTATGATGAGTATGAGAGCTTTGATAGAGATAAAGATGGCTATGGAGATACGCCGTTTATGCATCTATCGTATGCCGATCAGCTTTGGCAGTATTATCCGAATTTGCAGTTTTTCTATGGTTCAAGTGTCTTTAGTATCTTAAATTTTTTAGCCAAACTCGCGCCATTTTCTGAGCCAGTAAAGCTACTTGAAGATAGCACGCCAAGGATAAAACCACTTGATGCTTCAAATTTTAACGCGTTAAAGGCAAAACGTGGATAG
- a CDS encoding 4Fe-4S dicluster domain-containing protein produces the protein MDRRKFIILGSVAAAAGYGIGKILPKSSGDKLYLRPPGAVDDFDDLCVKCGQCVQVCPYHSISLLDIKDGYSNGTAYIDPKKRGCYLCDLFPCVLACPSGALDHATKVIDDVKMGVAVLSNANACMCLKREKLSEDSVEDLLVRKVYNDREEAEKDKIKGKIGQICDLCVSICPVGDSAIVMSEANLPLIKHGCVGCGVCAEVCPVKIINIAPKMSYDEIYKEKE, from the coding sequence GTGGATAGAAGAAAATTTATAATCTTAGGCTCAGTCGCAGCTGCCGCAGGATATGGCATAGGTAAAATTTTGCCAAAAAGTAGCGGCGATAAACTCTATCTTAGACCACCAGGTGCGGTTGATGACTTTGATGATCTTTGTGTTAAATGTGGTCAGTGTGTGCAGGTATGCCCTTATCACAGTATAAGTTTGCTTGATATAAAAGATGGATATTCAAATGGTACAGCATACATCGATCCTAAAAAGAGAGGTTGCTATTTATGTGATCTTTTCCCATGTGTGCTCGCCTGTCCAAGTGGTGCGTTAGATCATGCTACAAAAGTCATTGATGATGTGAAAATGGGTGTTGCTGTCTTGAGTAATGCAAATGCCTGTATGTGCCTAAAAAGAGAAAAACTAAGCGAAGATAGCGTTGAAGATTTGCTTGTTCGCAAAGTTTATAACGATAGAGAAGAGGCAGAAAAAGATAAGATAAAAGGCAAAATCGGTCAAATTTGTGATCTTTGTGTCAGCATTTGCCCAGTTGGCGATAGCGCAATAGTAATGAGCGAAGCAAATTTGCCACTCATAAAGCATGGCTGTGTTGGGTGTGGGGTGTGTGCTGAGGTTTGCCCTGTAAAAATTATAAATATTGCCCCAAAAATGAGTTATGATGAAATTTATAAGGAGAAAGAATGA
- a CDS encoding c-type cytochrome, translating into MRLIMSLVAAALLFVGCEKSDDKAQKAASEQPINVATSASIKVEKKENNQSTNKQNDFIKYDMHGEKSVKFGLEDNNVSRQIGALAMVRTPLQTINLRLIKGRLSKNFITKCSACHDDYANGIIGPSLLTKSENEIYTMINAYKNKEKVNVLMRDLVKKMDDSEIRNLAKEISDFNTQFRSK; encoded by the coding sequence ATGAGATTAATAATGTCTTTAGTGGCTGCTGCTTTGCTATTTGTCGGCTGTGAAAAGAGTGACGACAAAGCGCAAAAAGCAGCTAGTGAGCAACCAATAAATGTAGCTACTAGTGCTAGCATAAAGGTTGAAAAAAAAGAAAATAACCAAAGCACAAATAAACAAAATGACTTCATAAAATACGATATGCACGGCGAAAAGAGCGTAAAATTTGGACTTGAAGATAATAACGTAAGCCGTCAAATCGGTGCTTTAGCAATGGTAAGAACCCCTCTTCAAACTATAAATTTAAGACTTATAAAGGGCAGGCTTAGCAAAAATTTCATTACAAAATGCTCAGCTTGTCACGATGATTACGCAAATGGCATCATCGGGCCATCACTTTTAACAAAAAGCGAAAATGAAATTTATACAATGATAAATGCTTATAAAAATAAAGAAAAAGTCAATGTTTTAATGCGAGACCTTGTTAAAAAAATGGATGATAGTGAAATCAGAAATTTAGCTAAAGAAATCAGTGATTTTAATACACAATTTAGGAGCAAATAA
- a CDS encoding c-type cytochrome, translating into MKVGKIITIILAVAICGIMVFMLSQTPPKKEKVATNAQPKVEQNFTKEQPKSSEEFASEDELKKVKELSLSVAKVHNEGVSKQYLTTCAPCHGANAKGIVAPDITHLSKDELLKKLADYKAGKVQNSLMKGLLTNVSDSELESLADEISKFKK; encoded by the coding sequence ATGAAAGTAGGAAAGATTATAACCATTATTTTAGCAGTAGCGATTTGCGGTATCATGGTGTTTATGTTAAGCCAGACTCCGCCTAAAAAGGAAAAAGTAGCAACTAATGCTCAGCCAAAAGTAGAGCAAAATTTTACAAAAGAGCAGCCAAAGTCTAGTGAAGAATTTGCTAGCGAAGATGAGCTAAAAAAGGTAAAAGAGCTAAGTCTAAGTGTGGCTAAAGTGCACAATGAAGGCGTTAGCAAGCAGTATCTAACAACTTGTGCTCCGTGTCATGGTGCAAATGCAAAAGGTATCGTTGCTCCTGATATAACGCATCTAAGTAAGGATGAATTACTTAAAAAGCTGGCTGATTATAAAGCTGGCAAGGTGCAAAACTCACTTATGAAGGGGCTACTTACAAATGTTAGTGATAGCGAGCTTGAAAGCCTTGCAGATGAAATTTCTAAATTTAAAAAGTAA
- a CDS encoding NapH/MauN family ferredoxin-type protein translates to MDKYNTRATVRNVSFLSTLITTTKDGKKRPSIRFWRIFSIILVHLLFVLSYRVDIQILEGDISASRIFGFHLADAFMSLQVFLATHEIHVNLIIGSLSILAFYIIFGGRGFCSWICPYSLISEIAEKIHENLRAKKIVKPRVFDTKWRYVFTILFLTLSFASASLTFEIFNVVGIFSRFIIYGYFHAIWFVVAMLMVEIFFSRRAWCRYVCPIGATYSVLAKPNAIKVSWDKEKCDHCLVCTDVCLVPHVLFMTKKGAKLDESKNIFRIAGADCTLCGRCIDVCHQDALKFDNGFKKLI, encoded by the coding sequence ATGGACAAATATAACACTCGTGCGACGGTTAGAAATGTAAGCTTTCTAAGCACGTTAATCACAACTACAAAAGATGGCAAGAAGCGTCCTAGTATACGTTTTTGGCGCATATTTAGCATTATTCTAGTTCATCTTTTATTTGTGCTTTCATATAGAGTTGATATACAAATTTTAGAAGGCGACATCAGTGCCTCAAGGATATTTGGCTTTCACTTAGCAGATGCTTTTATGAGCCTGCAAGTCTTTTTGGCAACACATGAAATCCATGTAAATTTAATAATTGGCTCACTTAGTATCTTGGCATTTTATATCATTTTTGGTGGTAGAGGCTTTTGCTCTTGGATCTGCCCATATTCATTAATAAGCGAAATAGCTGAGAAGATCCATGAAAATTTACGCGCTAAAAAGATAGTGAAACCACGAGTTTTTGACACAAAGTGGCGATATGTTTTTACCATTTTATTTTTAACCCTTAGCTTTGCTAGTGCAAGTCTTACATTTGAAATTTTTAATGTTGTTGGGATTTTTTCAAGATTTATTATCTATGGCTATTTTCATGCTATTTGGTTTGTTGTGGCCATGCTTATGGTTGAAATTTTCTTCTCACGTAGAGCTTGGTGCAGATATGTCTGTCCTATTGGAGCTACTTACTCAGTGCTAGCTAAACCAAATGCCATAAAAGTTAGCTGGGATAAAGAAAAATGCGATCACTGCTTAGTTTGCACTGATGTTTGTCTAGTGCCTCACGTACTTTTTATGACAAAAAAGGGAGCAAAACTTGACGAGAGCAAAAATATCTTTAGGATAGCTGGTGCTGATTGTACGCTTTGTGGTAGGTGTATTGATGTGTGTCATCAAGATGCGCTGAAATTTGACAACGGCTTTAAAAAACTAATATAA
- a CDS encoding ABC transporter ATP-binding protein: MIDIKEVTKIFGSQRILDNVSLNVKSGEKIAILGQNGAGKSSLMRIILGEFIPNSGSIAINGVNTLKDRKGALKFISFVPQTPPPLKFNLRELCEFVCKSSNVKFEEIEKFSKLLELDLHANLNKPFYKLSGGMKQKMLIAIAFAKDSEILMFDEPTANLDVKARLSFKNLLDNFTQNKTLVFISHRIDEIANLLDRCVYMDLGKIIKEENLRSKSE; the protein is encoded by the coding sequence TTGATAGATATAAAAGAAGTAACTAAAATTTTTGGCTCGCAAAGGATACTTGATAATGTTAGCCTAAACGTAAAATCTGGTGAAAAAATAGCAATACTTGGACAAAATGGAGCTGGCAAAAGCTCGCTCATGCGTATTATTTTAGGCGAGTTTATCCCAAATAGCGGAAGCATCGCAATAAATGGCGTAAACACTCTAAAAGATAGAAAAGGGGCTTTGAAATTTATCTCATTTGTGCCACAAACCCCACCACCGCTTAAATTTAATCTACGCGAGCTTTGTGAGTTTGTTTGCAAAAGCTCAAATGTAAAATTTGAAGAGATTGAAAAATTTAGCAAGCTTTTAGAACTTGATCTGCATGCAAATTTAAATAAGCCATTTTATAAGCTCTCTGGCGGCATGAAACAAAAGATGCTAATAGCCATCGCATTTGCCAAGGATAGTGAAATTTTGATGTTTGATGAGCCAACGGCAAATCTTGATGTAAAAGCAAGGCTTTCTTTTAAAAATTTACTTGATAACTTCACGCAAAACAAAACACTTGTTTTTATTTCACACCGTATCGATGAGATAGCGAATTTATTAGATAGATGCGTCTATATGGATCTTGGCAAGATAATCAAAGAAGAAAATTTAAGGAGCAAGAGTGAATAA
- a CDS encoding ABC transporter permease yields MNNLFLIAKLDVKESFRSRWFVIYAALFSALMIGFLFSGVTDSRVLGFSGLTRALLLFIQICVIIVPIFILISTVRSINQDRDTNLLEYILSFPLSLREYYFGKALGRTFVVFVPLLFALLLCIIVGFIKGVAIPWSVLTLYFGLLFSLSIIFLSLGFFISSVIKNQETGQGVAFLLWLIMLAFIDLALIGLLMRSSVDEYVIYAIAILNPIELFRIAALSLFDPNLAVIGTASYFILSTFPKAPFVAYAIIYPLLLGIILLVCGYFAFSKKDLV; encoded by the coding sequence GTGAATAATCTTTTTTTAATAGCAAAGCTTGATGTAAAAGAGTCTTTTCGCTCAAGATGGTTTGTGATATATGCTGCGCTTTTTTCTGCTTTGATGATAGGATTTTTATTTAGCGGCGTGACTGACTCACGTGTGCTCGGCTTTTCTGGGCTTACTAGAGCACTGCTTTTGTTTATTCAAATTTGTGTCATCATTGTGCCTATTTTTATTCTCATCTCAACCGTAAGAAGCATAAATCAAGATAGAGATACAAATTTGCTTGAATACATCCTTAGCTTTCCACTAAGCCTTAGAGAGTATTACTTTGGCAAGGCACTGGGCCGAACGTTTGTTGTTTTTGTACCACTTTTGTTTGCTCTTTTGCTTTGTATTATTGTTGGTTTTATAAAAGGTGTTGCAATACCTTGGAGTGTATTAACACTTTATTTTGGACTACTTTTTAGCTTAAGTATCATTTTTTTATCGCTTGGATTTTTTATCTCAAGCGTGATTAAAAATCAAGAGACAGGCCAAGGTGTGGCGTTTTTACTTTGGCTTATAATGCTTGCATTTATTGATCTAGCATTAATTGGGCTTCTTATGCGAAGCTCGGTTGATGAGTACGTTATTTACGCTATTGCTATACTAAATCCGATAGAGCTTTTCAGGATAGCAGCACTTAGTCTTTTTGATCCAAATTTAGCAGTTATCGGTACTGCATCTTATTTTATTTTAAGCACCTTTCCAAAAGCGCCATTTGTAGCTTATGCGATTATTTATCCGCTCTTATTAGGCATTATTTTGCTAGTTTGTGGCTATTTTGCCTTTAGCAAAAAAGATTTGGTTTGA
- a CDS encoding tetratricopeptide repeat protein produces the protein MKKSILFLAFALLSLNANWDINVQECINKSNAKACESFTKKLSSECENKDKISCFIYADMLGRGLGAEKDTQKSFEIFKSLCDDGSSEACYELAIKYLQGNGTEQSFDLSANALDKACKMGSKRACNVLELVPKN, from the coding sequence ATGAAAAAATCCATTTTGTTTTTAGCATTTGCACTTCTATCTTTGAATGCAAACTGGGATATAAATGTGCAAGAGTGCATTAATAAAAGTAACGCTAAAGCTTGCGAGAGCTTTACAAAAAAGCTTTCAAGTGAGTGTGAGAATAAAGATAAAATTTCTTGCTTTATCTATGCAGATATGCTAGGGCGTGGCCTTGGTGCAGAAAAAGATACGCAAAAATCTTTTGAGATATTTAAATCGCTTTGTGATGACGGTAGTAGTGAAGCTTGCTATGAGCTAGCGATAAAGTATCTTCAAGGAAATGGCACTGAGCAAAGCTTTGATCTTTCTGCAAACGCTCTTGATAAAGCTTGCAAGATGGGCAGTAAACGAGCTTGCAATGTATTAGAGCTTGTGCCTAAAAATTAG